From the Colias croceus chromosome 20, ilColCroc2.1 genome, the window GCAGCCGCTATGAAGGTGTAGATTGACATACAAATCACCATCTTTTTGATTTAATTCTGGTTTCTTTTTGAGTTTCGATAGTCTTGATTCTTCAACTTTCGTTACCCAATCAGGTCCTTGAAAAGAATTAAAGTAGCGTTATACGAAGTGATTATATCACCAGGGTGTTTGTTCTTCAACAATTACTACGAATCCTTAAAACAATTAGTTTCATGTCAATTTATTATCGTCATTGATTACTACGCACCATTATGCACCCTGTTGCATTAACTTCGTATAACATTCTACTTTGAAATCAATTTCAAGAACTGATTGGGTAGGAATTGTTGAAGATACAACACAGCAAAATTGAtgtaattcataatatgtGCACTATTTTGGATCTAAACgtggaaaattaatttaaatcatatGCAATTCTCACCTGCGCAGTAGCTTGTTGAGCTGCTTGCACACCAGCATTAACAGCTGACTGTTGTTGGTGAACAGCTGCAGAGTTCTCAGCGACCACCGCCTCAGCTTCCTTCACTTCTTGTTGCAGCTGTTCCACAACAGCTTGCTTACCAGCAAGAGCAGCTTCTGCAGCTTTGGCTGCTTGTAACGCCCTTTCTGCTAACTGTGTTTTGACCTGAAATACAAAAAGCTCTTGTTAAATAATCTTCATGACTACAGTCAAAGATGGTAGAAGTTGTTATAATAGTTAATACGGATAAAACTAGATTAATTTTAGGTACGGAGAAAGGTTCGACTATTGAAATCAGTATAGAATTTTTACCATATGAGCCGCCTGGGCCCCTGCAGCGTTCTGTGCAGCCTGTGCAGCTTTAGCCTCAGCTGCAGCCTTCTGCGCTATACTCGAAGCACACTTCCCTTTACAATCCCGCTGCGTTTCTCTCACTTTATGGTCCTTTAATTGTAAATCCCGAAATATATTTGATTCATGACCCGATTGCCTCTTTTGCCGCGGATGTCCCCACGCAGACACCAGCAGTGTCAAAATCAACAGCAGACAATATTTCATTGGTAACCTTGTGATATTACATTAGAAAATTGGTTATCGATATTCGCATGCTTGGAATGTGATAGCTACATAgatgcttttaaaatattggtgGATAAGAATGATAATAGAAACTTTGCAATCAATGGAAACAAGTTACTATCAAATGTGACGCTGACAGAGTGACTTGtatgtttagttttaaattaaaagccTGAAAAGTTCAAATTCATAGATATTTTGTGACCCACTTTAACAAAGCGGGAAATTGCGCTGGTCGTCTTTAAATCAAATGTTAGATACCTAGTATTCTAGTATTGCAAAAAGTACTAATAGTAGGAACTAGGATATTATATCCTAAAATTATACGGTGATAGTTTCTCTATGTTGTATGCACAGGTTGTATGGAATTTAGGGAATgttgaaatttcaaattgcaGTTTATACGCAACAGCGCAAATAAAAATCAGCACTGAATAAGCAAAATAAGAGCAAGAGTTATGTTATCAGCAAATTGGAATTTTTAAAAgtctttttcttattttaatataagttattAACCAACTGGCTGGTAAGAAAGCTGTATCTTGTCATAGTGTCCAAAGTGTCAGTGTCAAGGTTCTTGCAAAAAACCTGTGCAAAAAACTTACAAAGTACAAAAATCGATGAAATTATGTTTAAGTATGCGTTATTAATACCACTGCTTTGCATGTTCAAATAGATCTGAACATCATTCGGAGAGACAAAGTTCTAAATTTAagggtaagtatttttttccacAGAGTTCGGATCTTTCCTCGATTAAGCTATGTTTTCCATGCACCtttttcatttactttaacaACTAAACTCACTTTTTCTAAAAggatataggtacttataaggGTACTTATTTAAGAAGTGCTTTTGAATTTGtgtgataataattagtttCTCAAGTGATAACCGAATTCAAGGCCAAGgatgaataattattgacgATTCATGGTTAAATTAAAGAGATGGAGgaatctatttatatttttttctcttttcagAAGGCAGTGTACCAGCTGGTTTCCCGTATTTAGATCAATCCGTTGCCAGAAGAAAAAACccaatgaaaaaatgatttgtcTCTCGATGTACGCCTTGATCGCTTCGGCCACAGTTCTGGCGTGTTTCCCCGTTTGCTACAAACAGAttgagttaaaaaaattgttcaagTGTCTCaagaaaaagtaatttataaatatggcCATATGTATCACGTTCCTCACAGCTTTCCTTGCAGCCAGTATTATATCGTGTTGTCCAATAATGTtagagaaatatttaaaacgtgAACAGAATCACAAGGGTACTACGCCTTCAAGAGTGTCCTGCAAAAGTCCGTGCTGCCCGAAAAAATCTAAATCAAGATGAGTGATCGTCCATTAttacgaatataataaattgctCTCCAATATTGTTTGtgtttcatttttagtttCTGTATCATACATTTCTATTCTGATCATgataattatcattacttcTATAATGCTCTTCATTCtttataaatcaattaattggttcattaaattataaaaaaaactaaagttaTCCTTATACCAAGCTTATACCAATcctttacaatttacatcTTTCGTGTAGCCTGTAGAAGTGTAGAGACAGAGTTTCAGTgcctttgaataaaaattagccAATATTCTTTGCTGAGAATTGTTGTTGATAGTCTAGTGATTTCAACCGTGTTTCAACCTTATTTGGTAGTAATTCATATAGACCGGGATCCCTCGCCCTTTTTCGTAagtgattactaacaagctaaTTTTTCGTCAGTAGCTTCATTTTGACGAGACGCCCAACATTAGCTAGTACAAAAATTTCGTAAGTGGTAGCTAACAGGGGTAATGAGAACATAATTTGTTGATTTAGTGGTTATCAAAAATTCATTACTAActggtttttttatttataattcttataataataatctaaattagccgaaaaaatatttgtcctacaaaatgcTAGGTTTGATCAACGAGGTCCCATTTTTGCAACATGTACTATTTACGAGgtcatgaaaaattattactaaccagctgattttttttttgttggttagttaataattatataatttaacgcCCACATTGTCCTACACATTACGTGGAACGTTTTTCTAGTCCTAGACTCCTAAGTTGTCCATACCACAGgaccattttttttattagtaactgTAGGAAAAAAGTATCACGTGATACATTAGTGTGTTTTTTATCCGAATAAAACAATGTCCTACAAAAAAACTGGTATGCATCCGTAGTCCTACAATAATCGTAATTTTCCTTTTTCCTATGTGCAACATGAGGTaaagtgaaaatatatttattgaaataaatcaacTTTATTATGTAACATACATGAAaaagtagatatttttatataaaaaagtaattaattttcatctgACTCATCAGAAAAACATTCATCCTCACTACTGGCATCACTCTCCTCATCTTCATCAGTATCTTCTTCATTCTGATCTTCCGTGGTATCTAAATctgtaataatatgaaaaaattaattaatgtcgccgaaaaattaaaaaccaaatttcaataatattaatagggtACCTTGCAATTGAGAAGATAATTCTTCAAAGGATGGGCTTTGAGGACCATCAAACCAATAATACTCGTATTTACCATCAATTATTGTCCATCCATAATTTTCAGGTACTTTATCTGTGGGGCACCGCATGTGTGCATTACACCATACATTGCTGATGAATACCGTTCTTTTAATTTGTTGCAACAATTCTTGTTTTGTTGGTGGCAAACTGGAAGGATcatatcctataatatttttttttaatactttttcacTTCCACCTTTTGATCTATAGCCTTTTTCAAATAGTTCATACCGTCCTCTGTTGATATcatttttggtttttaatgAGTACACTCTACATACATACTCTTCAATAATTCGAACTATTTCATTTGACGTTGTTAATACTGTATgatctatatataattatatattattaataagattGCTCTCTTTAAAAATCTTGATAAAGTTGATAGTTTTTAagataaatgataaataatgaTTCAAGACACAGAGAGGCCGATGCAGCGCATGAGTAAGAGAGAGACGGCGATACTTAAAGGTAAGCGGCGCGTACTTGTGAGCGCGCGaagttaacaattaaaaaacagatataaacaatgaaattttcttaaatctctattaacaatattattaactattgtatagagaattgaaaaaaaaatattacttatatatatatattttttttaaatatatttttcatgggTCGAAAGTACCCAAATTTGAGATTTTTCAAACCTTAAAAAATTCATatctttgaaaatattaactttatcGTGAAAAGTAATTGGACcttttttattggtatttcgataaaaaatataaaaaataattgtccgtttgaaaaataacaattccttgcaattgtttaaacaatttcGGTTTAAACAATATGGCACCGGGTTGCCCCATGGCAACATGCATTTATATCATCAGTAGGGCAATTTGAAGAGgatcacgtaaaaaaattGAGGTGGAATAGTTTTCGGTACTCATGCGCCGATTCCTCCTGGACTAGTACGCAGCATCGCGCGCATGCGTACTAATATAACTAAACTCCAATAGAAAAATGTACAGAatgaatagatttttattgttatgaatTTCAAATTCCATTGGAGGATCAGCAAAATATACCatgcaatttgtaggacaatgtgggcgttaaattatataattattaactaaccaacaaaaaaaaaaatcagctggttagtaataatttttcatgacCTCGTAAATAGTACATGTTGCAAAAATGGGACCTCGTTGATCAAACCTAgcattttgtaggacaaatattttttcggctactttagattattattataagaattataaattaaaaaaccagttagtaataaatttttgataaCCACTAAATCAACAAATTATGTCCTCATTACccctgttagctaccacaatcgagcaTTTTCGTAAAGGAAATTCTTGGGCGTCTCATTGAAACGAAGCTACTCACGAAGTTTCAACTTGatactaattatttttacatctagTATTTGTACTACAACCTAAGAGTGTCGGACTAGAAAAACGTTCCACGTAATGTGTAGGACAATGTGGgcgttaaattatataattattaactaaccaacaaaaaaaaaatcagctggttagtaataatttttcatgacCTCGTAAATAGTACATGTTGCAAAAATGGGACCTCGTTGATCAAACCTAgcattttgtaggacaaatattttttcggctaatttagattattattataagaattataaataaaaaaaccagTTAGTAATGAATTTTTGATAACCACTAAATCAACAAATTATGTTCTCATTACCCCTGTTAGCTACCACTTACGAAATTTTTGTACTAGCTAATGTTGGGCGTCTCGTCAAAATGAAGCTACTGACGAAAATttagcttgttagtaatcactTACGAAAAAGGGCGAGGGATCCCGGTCTAATAGCTCGAAttcttgataaaataaataataataaatgaaatctaTTGAATTTATACGCACTGCATTAAAGAGACGTCCTATTGGAATAAATACTGCCATTGATGATaatatagcaaaaaaattgtttacaagATTTGCTCTTGTTTGCTCTCATTTGCTCTATACACAGGCTTTATAGCACTCTATCTCACTCTATAAATAGTATACAATTTCATAGAAACTCATTCAAAATttgaaaagagaaaaaaatatgcaattgGTTTTGTATCCGTCATCAGTGTCAAAAgcaaaaattattgtaaaattttaaaacaacatGAGTGTGAAATTATTGTGGAATTGTGCGCGAATAATCCTTCTTTCAGGATTATCGTTTGGTCTGTGAAGAGGTATCCAAAAATCTAAAAACTTAAAGCACAAAGAGTAGATATTGTAACGTAAGTaaaattcatt encodes:
- the LOC123700858 gene encoding tol-Pal system protein TolA-like isoform X2 codes for the protein MKYCLLLILTLLVSAWGHPRQKRQSGHESNIFRDLQLKDHKVRETQRDCKGKCASSIAQKAAAEAKAAQAAQNAAGAQAAHMVKTQLAERALQAAKAAEAALAGKQAVVEQLQQEVKEAEAVVAENSAAVHQQQSAVNAGVQAAQQATAQDLIG
- the LOC123700858 gene encoding uncharacterized protein LOC123700858 isoform X1; the protein is MKYCLLLILTLLVSAWGHPRQKRQSGHESNIFRDLQLKDHKVRETQRDCKGKCASSIAQKAAAEAKAAQAAQNAAGAQAAHMVKTQLAERALQAAKAAEAALAGKQAVVEQLQQEVKEAEAVVAENSAAVHQQQSAVNAGVQAAQQATAQHKLLMQAVQLSAQLEKAAHGLLDKIKCGLQEKCHNLSESRARLAHLQHKLQCACSECAATKQAAHAACEAARAACGNARRKKHIIKRNAILHKVPKPGR